The following are encoded in a window of Rhodopirellula islandica genomic DNA:
- a CDS encoding ABC transporter substrate-binding protein, protein MNLNRRELLGATLATVAVAGAKPVKASDVFSAPAIHVSGKPVVRVLGTHVTLQEDLRVRAEADLGIQLEFTPGGSAEVLHRASTRPESFDLYEQWSNSIRVLWQAGAIQPIDRTRIRYWDEINPLTRVGRLTPEAKIGAGDAPNELLFIQPDGTLGGQSTEQISFLPYVHNVDSFGYDASFVPRGIPYETESWAWLLDDRWAGKVAIVNEPTIGLFDLAMAVQAKGLAEFGDIGNLSEAELETLFQILEDYRRSGHFRGVWSSVPSSVGLMSRGEVVIESMFSPAVFELRGRGIECVNASPKEGYRAWHGVMCLSSRTSGSVKDAAYEYMNWWLSGWPGAFIARQGYYISNPQRSREELSEAEWDYWYEGKPATTDLQGTTGRVVVKEGQARDGGSYEKRFCNIAVWNTVMKSYEASLRHWNEFVSG, encoded by the coding sequence ATGAATCTCAATCGACGCGAATTGCTCGGCGCGACGTTGGCAACGGTGGCTGTCGCCGGGGCGAAGCCTGTGAAGGCATCTGATGTCTTTTCTGCACCGGCGATTCATGTGTCCGGTAAACCGGTGGTTCGGGTTCTTGGGACCCATGTGACCCTGCAGGAAGATCTTCGTGTGCGTGCGGAAGCCGACCTGGGCATCCAGTTGGAGTTCACGCCAGGAGGCAGTGCGGAAGTGCTTCACCGGGCTTCGACGCGGCCTGAATCGTTTGATCTGTATGAGCAATGGTCCAATAGCATTCGGGTGCTGTGGCAGGCTGGTGCGATCCAGCCCATCGATCGCACCCGGATTCGGTACTGGGATGAGATCAACCCGCTGACGCGTGTCGGACGGTTGACCCCTGAGGCCAAGATTGGTGCGGGCGACGCACCCAATGAACTGCTGTTCATCCAGCCCGATGGAACTCTGGGCGGCCAGTCAACCGAGCAAATCAGTTTTCTGCCGTATGTGCACAACGTTGATTCGTTTGGTTATGACGCTTCGTTCGTCCCGCGGGGGATTCCCTACGAGACAGAATCGTGGGCGTGGTTGCTTGATGACCGCTGGGCGGGAAAGGTTGCGATCGTCAATGAACCCACCATCGGTTTGTTTGACTTGGCGATGGCCGTTCAAGCCAAAGGGTTGGCTGAGTTTGGTGACATTGGCAATCTCAGCGAAGCCGAATTGGAAACCCTGTTTCAGATTTTGGAAGACTACCGACGCAGTGGGCACTTTCGTGGCGTGTGGAGCAGCGTTCCGTCCTCGGTGGGGTTGATGAGCCGTGGGGAAGTGGTGATTGAAAGCATGTTCTCACCGGCTGTGTTTGAGTTGAGGGGGCGTGGAATTGAATGCGTCAACGCATCCCCCAAGGAAGGTTATCGTGCTTGGCATGGCGTGATGTGTCTGTCGTCCAGAACCTCAGGCTCGGTCAAAGACGCCGCCTATGAATACATGAACTGGTGGTTGTCGGGGTGGCCAGGCGCCTTCATCGCTCGTCAAGGTTATTACATTTCCAACCCGCAACGGTCTCGCGAAGAACTCAGTGAAGCCGAGTGGGACTACTGGTACGAGGGGAAACCTGCCACCACGGATCTTCAGGGCACAACCGGGCGAGTGGTGGTCAAGGAAGGTCAGGCTCGAGACGGCGGCTCCTACGAAAAACGATTTTGCAACATTGCGGTCTGGAACACTGTGATGAAGTCCTACGAGGCCAGCCTTCGGCACTGGAATGAGTTCGTGTCCGGATGA
- the argC gene encoding N-acetyl-gamma-glutamyl-phosphate reductase: protein MSSSDLRVALIGSTGYTALEVARLLLTHPSAELVIATSRQDEGKPLSEIHPMLAGRCDVTLQPLDADVIAKSADVAMCCLPHGASAESVKQLAGAGMRVIDFSADFRLSSLETYEHWYGVKHPWPERIGNVVYGMPEFFADEIRSADIVANPGCYPTSAIMPLAPLVKAGLIETEDIIVDSKSGVSGAGRSPKLGTLYCETNESISAYAVGTHRHAPEIADLVERIAGAAIEVMFTPHLTPMDRGILSTIYVKPAGKAGSVEDAVRAMMSLLRDTYADQPCVHVVDHLPATKYVAGTNQVQISVRPSGKRAVIVCAIDNLTKGASGAAVQNMNVMFGLPETAGLLM, encoded by the coding sequence ATGTCATCATCTGATCTTCGCGTCGCTCTCATTGGATCGACCGGTTACACCGCGTTGGAAGTCGCCCGGTTGCTGCTCACGCATCCCAGTGCAGAGCTGGTGATCGCGACCAGTCGCCAAGACGAGGGCAAGCCACTTTCGGAAATTCATCCGATGCTGGCGGGACGTTGCGACGTGACCCTGCAACCGCTCGATGCCGACGTGATCGCGAAGTCGGCCGATGTGGCGATGTGCTGCTTGCCTCATGGGGCTTCTGCGGAAAGCGTGAAGCAATTGGCCGGTGCTGGGATGCGAGTCATTGACTTCAGCGCCGATTTTCGGCTGTCCAGTTTGGAAACTTACGAGCACTGGTACGGTGTCAAACACCCATGGCCGGAACGAATCGGCAACGTCGTTTACGGCATGCCGGAGTTCTTCGCCGACGAAATTCGCAGCGCTGACATCGTCGCCAACCCGGGGTGCTATCCCACCTCCGCAATCATGCCGCTGGCCCCGCTTGTGAAGGCGGGATTGATTGAAACCGAGGACATCATCGTCGACAGCAAATCCGGCGTTTCAGGAGCCGGTCGTTCGCCGAAACTCGGAACCCTTTACTGTGAGACCAACGAATCGATCTCCGCTTACGCGGTGGGAACTCACCGCCACGCACCCGAGATCGCGGACCTCGTCGAACGGATCGCGGGTGCTGCGATCGAAGTGATGTTCACACCGCACCTGACTCCGATGGATCGCGGCATTTTGTCGACCATCTATGTGAAGCCAGCGGGCAAGGCTGGCTCGGTGGAGGACGCGGTTCGTGCCATGATGAGCTTGTTGCGAGACACTTACGCAGACCAACCCTGTGTCCATGTGGTCGATCACTTGCCCGCGACGAAGTATGTCGCCGGGACCAACCAAGTTCAGATTTCGGTGCGTCCTTCGGGCAAGCGAGCTGTCATTGTCTGTGCCATCGACAACCTGACCAAGGGCGCCAGTGGTGCCGCGGTTCAAAACATGAATGTGATGTTTGGATTGCCAGAAACGGCTGGGTTGTTGATGTGA
- a CDS encoding sensor histidine kinase: MMLTQLGRQTLRQRIYLASACLVALCVLSTWIGVSGQSSLLKSFAEYQRAESTSVVIESIDRKVQELKSRSESYLLTGASAQYRAALTLQEELAEEIERAKGADASIEETLVQMEGHLNVLSDQLKLAAEERELRSLLVQQELPEKAELVRDAFNQLRAWWMKDPVKYEQQIRKHGGARGAYVSAHRSLLEYFNHPKSESFDRATQDLEMARLACLELQEAPDNQQEEVQRILAEVLASLSEFQRVGTRAFQATRGYMVYSNVVMAGEIAEFSYQSSKLKEFVREQKTLNQRNREASFRRSRYIAVGAAVGAVLLAMLLATSLSMAVIGPISRLTEMFRRLAAGETMVISTETERTDEIAEMVKAARVFSDKNQETKLLLDRSERLSQELVKKAEALIESNRELDNFAYIASHDLKSPLRGIQHLASWVQEDCEGILPESSQEHLKHMQTRVRSMECLLDDLLNYSRVGRVDSRPEHVDTNELVTSIVAMADNLDGCDISWDTLPVFDTVRTPLQQVLLNLISNAVKYNDKGADGRIEVRCGEDVDWYNWEVADNGIGIEARFHEKVFQMYQRVATDVSDGSGMGLAIAKKHVEHYGGEIGLHSSPGSGTTFWFTWPKQIESVNQSVKDRPAEDSIVNVRT, from the coding sequence ATGATGCTGACCCAACTGGGACGACAGACTCTGCGGCAACGCATCTACTTGGCAAGTGCGTGCTTGGTGGCGTTGTGCGTGCTCAGCACGTGGATCGGCGTGAGTGGTCAGTCGTCACTGTTGAAGAGTTTTGCCGAGTACCAGCGAGCGGAGAGCACTTCGGTGGTCATCGAATCGATTGACCGGAAAGTCCAGGAGCTGAAATCTCGTAGCGAGAGCTATTTGTTAACAGGAGCCTCGGCGCAGTACCGGGCCGCTCTGACGTTGCAGGAGGAACTGGCAGAGGAGATCGAACGTGCCAAGGGAGCCGATGCCTCGATCGAAGAGACCTTGGTCCAGATGGAAGGCCACCTGAACGTCTTGAGCGATCAGTTGAAATTGGCGGCGGAGGAGCGTGAGCTGCGTTCTCTATTGGTGCAGCAGGAGTTGCCAGAGAAGGCGGAGCTGGTTCGCGACGCGTTCAACCAGCTGCGTGCTTGGTGGATGAAGGATCCGGTCAAGTACGAGCAACAGATTCGCAAGCATGGCGGCGCTCGAGGAGCGTACGTGTCGGCTCATCGCTCGCTGCTGGAGTACTTCAATCATCCCAAGTCGGAGAGTTTTGACCGAGCCACGCAGGATCTCGAAATGGCTCGTTTGGCGTGCCTGGAATTGCAGGAAGCTCCCGACAATCAGCAGGAAGAAGTCCAGAGGATCCTCGCGGAGGTGTTGGCCAGCCTGTCTGAATTTCAGCGTGTCGGCACGCGCGCGTTTCAGGCCACCCGCGGCTACATGGTTTACTCCAACGTGGTGATGGCGGGGGAAATCGCCGAGTTCAGCTACCAATCGTCCAAGCTGAAGGAGTTTGTTCGGGAGCAAAAGACCCTGAACCAACGCAACCGTGAGGCGTCCTTCCGCCGTTCTCGCTACATCGCGGTGGGAGCGGCCGTGGGGGCGGTGTTGTTGGCCATGCTGCTCGCAACCAGCTTGTCGATGGCCGTCATCGGTCCGATCAGTCGTTTGACGGAAATGTTCCGGCGATTGGCCGCCGGTGAAACCATGGTGATTTCGACTGAGACCGAGCGAACCGACGAAATCGCAGAGATGGTCAAAGCAGCCCGTGTTTTCAGCGACAAAAACCAAGAAACCAAGCTGCTGTTGGATCGATCCGAGAGACTCAGTCAAGAATTGGTGAAGAAAGCGGAGGCGCTGATCGAGTCCAATCGCGAACTGGATAATTTTGCCTACATTGCTTCTCATGATCTGAAGTCGCCCCTGCGTGGCATCCAGCACTTAGCCAGTTGGGTCCAGGAGGATTGTGAAGGCATTTTGCCGGAAAGTTCGCAGGAGCATTTGAAACACATGCAAACGCGTGTCCGCAGCATGGAATGTTTGCTCGACGATTTGCTGAACTATTCACGCGTCGGGCGTGTCGATTCTCGTCCCGAGCACGTCGACACCAACGAATTGGTCACGTCGATCGTCGCAATGGCGGACAACTTGGATGGTTGCGACATTTCATGGGATACCTTGCCTGTCTTTGACACCGTGCGGACTCCACTGCAGCAAGTGCTGTTGAATTTGATCAGCAACGCCGTCAAATACAACGACAAAGGTGCGGATGGACGGATTGAAGTGCGATGCGGGGAAGATGTTGATTGGTACAATTGGGAAGTCGCCGACAACGGGATTGGGATCGAAGCCCGTTTTCACGAAAAGGTGTTTCAGATGTACCAGCGTGTCGCAACCGATGTTTCGGATGGAAGTGGCATGGGACTTGCTATCGCAAAGAAGCATGTGGAGCATTATGGTGGGGAAATTGGGCTCCATTCCTCCCCGGGAAGTGGAACCACCTTTTGGTTCACTTGGCCCAAGCAAATTGAATCAGTGAACCAGTCAGTGAAAGATCGTCCCGCTGAAGACTCCATTGTAAACGTGCGTACATGA
- a CDS encoding response regulator encodes MTSSLVDNSSSCEAKRPTFLLIEDDAVDVEAFRRAVKRNQVDCELVHASDGGEALKKLRSIVSESDDVGVLAFLDLNMPGLNGHEFLTEVRRDDSLKRLAVFVVTTSRHQRDIALAYDKNVAGYFEKDDLNSVLEMARQFAGRLVFPSLGSKNA; translated from the coding sequence ATGACATCGTCTCTTGTCGACAATTCAAGCTCCTGCGAAGCCAAACGTCCGACGTTTCTTCTGATTGAAGATGACGCGGTGGACGTCGAGGCATTCCGCCGCGCGGTCAAACGCAATCAGGTGGATTGCGAGTTGGTGCATGCCTCCGATGGCGGTGAAGCACTGAAGAAACTACGCAGTATCGTGAGCGAAAGCGACGATGTGGGGGTCTTGGCGTTCCTCGATCTGAACATGCCTGGTTTGAACGGGCATGAATTTTTGACGGAGGTTCGTCGCGACGATTCTCTGAAACGGTTGGCAGTGTTCGTTGTGACGACTTCGCGTCATCAACGTGACATCGCGTTGGCTTACGACAAGAACGTGGCGGGCTACTTTGAAAAAGATGATTTGAACTCGGTGCTTGAGATGGCTCGGCAGTTCGCAGGGCGCTTGGTGTTTCCCTCGTTGGGTTCCAAGAACGCGTGA
- a CDS encoding class II aldolase/adducin family protein produces MQNIHKIKQDMCDIGRRIYNRQFAAANDGNITVRVSDNEVLCTPTMHCKGYLTPDDISMIDMTGKQIAGRKKRSSEALLHLEIYKQRADIKSVVHCHPPHATAFAIAREPIPQCILPEVEVFLGDVPITKYETPGGQAFADTIIPFVEKTNVMILANHGTVSYGESVERAYWWTEILDSYCRMLLLAKQLGNVSYLDETKSRELLELKDKWGFKDPRNTSEFEDCDICANDIFRDSWKDSGVERRAFAPPPPIKTSSSASAAPAGVDEEQLVKLITNEVMRQMKASS; encoded by the coding sequence ATGCAAAACATCCATAAGATCAAACAAGACATGTGCGACATCGGTCGCCGCATCTACAACCGTCAATTCGCGGCGGCCAACGACGGCAACATCACCGTCCGCGTCAGCGACAACGAAGTCCTCTGCACACCGACCATGCACTGCAAAGGCTATTTGACGCCGGACGATATCTCGATGATCGACATGACCGGCAAGCAAATCGCTGGTCGCAAGAAACGCAGCAGCGAAGCGTTGTTGCACTTGGAAATCTACAAGCAACGTGCCGACATCAAATCCGTCGTTCACTGCCACCCACCGCACGCGACTGCGTTTGCGATCGCTCGCGAGCCCATTCCACAGTGCATCTTGCCCGAGGTCGAAGTCTTCCTCGGCGACGTGCCGATCACCAAGTACGAAACACCTGGCGGACAAGCCTTCGCTGACACAATCATTCCTTTCGTTGAAAAAACGAACGTCATGATCCTGGCCAACCACGGCACCGTTTCGTACGGCGAATCGGTGGAACGAGCCTACTGGTGGACTGAGATCCTGGACTCGTACTGCCGCATGCTGTTGCTCGCCAAACAACTGGGCAATGTGTCGTACTTGGACGAAACCAAGTCACGAGAGTTGCTGGAACTGAAGGACAAATGGGGATTCAAAGACCCACGCAACACGTCCGAGTTCGAAGACTGCGACATCTGTGCCAACGACATCTTCCGTGACTCATGGAAAGACTCGGGCGTCGAGCGTCGTGCCTTCGCACCACCACCACCGATCAAGACATCCAGTTCGGCATCGGCTGCACCTGCTGGTGTGGACGAAGAGCAGCTCGTGAAGCTGATCACCAACGAAGTCATGCGTCAGATGAAAGCGTCAAGCTAG
- a CDS encoding lactate/malate dehydrogenase family protein, producing MKVSIIGAGGLVGSCAAYALQCGGLAREIALLDVNVETAVGHALDLQHGSPSVADQTIVGGGYEHIPDSDIICITAGLRRKPDESRLDLINRNTDLFVQILRDVKAAGPKQSAIVLVVSNPVDILTYVAAGMLGLPTKQVIGLGTQLDTIRFCSLIAEELKAPPTQTKALILGEHGDSMVPIWSSAAIGSLPLDKFPGWNPALANQLFTRTRGSGAEVIKRKGGAGFAVGIAIRDVIDAVILDRKCLLPVSSVQSGCYGIHDVALSVPTVVGRTGVVDQLEIDLWPKEVQGLRASGAALRKTLDTVLPRIK from the coding sequence ATGAAAGTTTCCATCATTGGTGCCGGCGGCCTCGTCGGATCTTGTGCCGCTTACGCGTTGCAGTGCGGCGGCTTGGCTCGCGAAATCGCGTTGCTCGACGTCAACGTTGAAACCGCCGTGGGTCACGCGTTGGATTTGCAACACGGTTCGCCAAGCGTCGCGGATCAAACGATCGTGGGCGGTGGTTACGAGCACATCCCGGACAGCGACATCATCTGCATCACCGCAGGCCTGCGTCGTAAACCCGATGAGTCACGTTTGGACTTGATCAACCGCAACACCGACCTGTTTGTCCAAATCCTTCGCGACGTGAAGGCCGCCGGGCCGAAGCAATCCGCGATCGTGTTGGTCGTCAGCAACCCCGTCGACATCCTGACGTACGTTGCCGCAGGCATGCTGGGATTGCCAACCAAGCAAGTCATCGGTTTGGGAACGCAGCTCGACACCATCCGATTCTGCTCGCTGATCGCGGAAGAACTCAAGGCACCACCAACGCAAACGAAAGCGTTGATCTTGGGCGAGCACGGCGACTCGATGGTTCCCATCTGGAGCAGTGCCGCGATCGGAAGTTTGCCACTCGATAAATTCCCAGGCTGGAACCCGGCTCTCGCCAACCAGCTGTTCACTCGGACACGCGGCAGCGGTGCCGAAGTCATCAAACGCAAAGGCGGAGCGGGCTTTGCCGTCGGCATTGCCATCCGCGATGTGATCGACGCCGTGATCCTCGACCGCAAGTGCTTGCTGCCCGTCAGCAGCGTGCAATCGGGCTGCTACGGCATCCACGATGTGGCACTCAGCGTCCCCACCGTGGTCGGCCGCACCGGTGTCGTCGATCAACTCGAGATCGACCTCTGGCCCAAAGAAGTCCAGGGACTCCGAGCCAGCGGCGCCGCCCTCCGCAAAACCCTCGACACCGTCCTGCCACGGATCAAGTAG
- a CDS encoding DUF1015 domain-containing protein — protein sequence MPEVTPFAALRYNLDHIRSLSEVVAPPYDVIDAEYQEVLYKRHPSNVIRVILNREEPGDEIDETYSRAAGFVQQWISEGVLKQDDEPGFYLYHQTFAISGESGDQESVTRRGFMGRVRLEPFGKGNIHPHEETHPKAKVDRLKLMKATEQNNSPIFGLYPDNDNAVIECLEAAKADVTPIEATDDAGVVHTVWPITDPDAVTKASQLLADKPMFVADGHHRYETACDYRDFVAEQAGGIAPDHPVNFVMTMLVGMNDPGLVVLPTHRLIRGIRPMRSEELIKRLGNGFNCETLSGGLSAADDAWTRIQLADRQSLMALYAVGDETWVMVNANENAMARMAEIAGDQSETWRSLGVSLLHKLVLEDCLGESGHPKPTYIHDVADVVAGLKGESQAAESEGDGDYTFAALVMPATVSDIEQISLNHERMPAKSTYFYPKLLSGLAFHRLTP from the coding sequence GTGCCGGAAGTCACACCCTTTGCCGCGTTGCGTTACAACCTCGATCACATTCGGTCGCTTTCCGAGGTTGTCGCACCGCCTTATGACGTCATCGATGCTGAGTACCAGGAAGTGCTCTACAAGCGGCACCCGTCCAATGTGATCCGCGTGATCTTGAATCGCGAGGAACCTGGTGATGAGATTGACGAGACTTACTCACGTGCCGCGGGTTTCGTCCAACAGTGGATCAGCGAAGGTGTGCTGAAGCAGGACGACGAACCGGGGTTCTATCTCTATCATCAAACGTTTGCGATTTCTGGCGAGAGTGGTGACCAAGAATCGGTGACGCGGCGCGGATTCATGGGGCGAGTTCGCTTGGAGCCGTTTGGCAAAGGCAACATCCATCCGCACGAGGAGACTCACCCCAAGGCGAAGGTGGATCGTCTGAAGCTGATGAAGGCAACGGAGCAGAACAACAGCCCGATCTTTGGTTTGTACCCCGACAATGACAACGCGGTCATTGAATGCTTGGAAGCTGCCAAGGCCGATGTCACGCCGATCGAAGCCACTGACGATGCGGGCGTGGTTCACACCGTTTGGCCGATTACTGATCCCGATGCTGTCACGAAGGCCAGTCAATTGCTAGCGGACAAGCCGATGTTTGTGGCGGACGGGCACCATCGCTATGAAACCGCGTGTGACTACCGAGACTTCGTGGCGGAGCAGGCCGGTGGGATCGCCCCGGATCATCCGGTGAACTTTGTGATGACGATGTTGGTTGGGATGAACGATCCGGGGCTGGTCGTGTTGCCAACTCACCGGCTGATTCGCGGCATCCGTCCGATGCGTTCCGAAGAGTTGATCAAGCGACTCGGGAATGGGTTCAATTGTGAAACGCTCAGCGGTGGTTTGTCCGCGGCAGACGACGCCTGGACACGAATTCAGTTGGCGGATCGTCAAAGCTTGATGGCGTTGTATGCCGTTGGCGATGAGACCTGGGTCATGGTCAACGCGAATGAGAACGCGATGGCTCGGATGGCGGAGATTGCCGGCGACCAGAGTGAGACCTGGCGATCGCTGGGCGTCAGCTTGTTGCACAAGTTGGTGTTGGAGGACTGCCTGGGAGAGTCTGGACATCCCAAGCCAACCTATATTCACGACGTCGCGGACGTCGTCGCTGGTTTGAAAGGTGAGTCACAAGCTGCGGAGTCAGAAGGCGATGGGGATTACACTTTCGCGGCGCTGGTCATGCCCGCCACGGTCTCTGACATCGAGCAGATCAGCCTGAATCACGAACGCATGCCGGCGAAGAGCACCTACTTCTATCCCAAGTTGCTCAGCGGATTGGCATTTCATCGGCTGACGCCCTGA